The genomic segment TGACGCTGGTCCTCGCCTACATCGTGGCCGCGCTCCTGGGACGGCTGCGGCGCGGAGAGGCGTTTTTCCGCGCCGCGATCTTCTTTCCGGCGACTCTCTCGATGGTCGTGATCTCGCTCGTGTTCAAGTCGCTCTACGCGGAGCAGGGCCTCTTGAACGGCTGGCTCGCGGGATTGGGACTTCCGCGGCTCCACTGGCTGCAGGATTCACGCTTGGCGCTCCCCTCCATCATGGCCATGGACGTGTGGGCGAGCGTCGGCTACTACGCGATCCTGATCCTCGCCGGGCGAAAGACGTTGCCGCTCGAGCAGCTGGAGGCGGCGCGGCTCGAAGGGTTGGGGCCCCTCGCAATCGAGCGGCGAATCGTGCTGCCGCATGTGAAACCCGTGATCCTCTTCGTGATCCTGCTCAATACGATCCGCTCGTTTCAGATCTTCATCG from the Candidatus Eisenbacteria bacterium genome contains:
- a CDS encoding sugar ABC transporter permease, which encodes MRSRAALGLLPWSLCFAVFGLIPLFAALVLSFYSMNPLRPDLTHWIGAMNYTRALGSPAFWHALRTTGIFVVGTLPVTLVLAYIVAALLGRLRRGEAFFRAAIFFPATLSMVVISLVFKSLYAEQGLLNGWLAGLGLPRLHWLQDSRLALPSIMAMDVWASVGYYAILILAGRKTLPLEQLEAARLEGLGPLAIERRIVLPHVKPVILFVILLNTIRSFQIFIEVFVLTRGGPLQSTLTLVYHLYERAFYHFEMGYACAIAYILLLLVGGILLLQRRVLSRSTAGVPTP